Proteins encoded in a region of the Diospyros lotus cultivar Yz01 unplaced genomic scaffold, ASM1463336v1 tig00010963_1, whole genome shotgun sequence genome:
- the LOC127793467 gene encoding putative serine/threonine-protein kinase isoform X1 → MSTTLAAILGGAAGAVALVVIVIIVIWFCLFRGRSFSRTSETGSSEPSQAGRPLAIEMTMRESRRFELEELSLATKNFSDKSLIGEGKFGAVYKGLLNEGMLVAIKKRAAPPSQEFIEEVRYLSSIQHRNLVTLLGYCQENGQQILVYEYIPNGSVSIHLYGAGQVSQEKLEFKHRLSIALGAAKGLAYLHSLSPRLVHKDFKTANVLVDENFIAKVADAGVRNFLGRVDIAGPSSLVAADEIFLAPEVREFRRFSEKSDVYSFGIFLLELLSGREAMGLLSSDYNQNLVEWVHNCRDSGTMSDIIDQRLGNSFTAEGMEEFIQLIVQCVDPSSERRPAMSYVVMELDRILEKEMSLTTIMGEGTPVVTLGSQLFTASK, encoded by the exons ATGTCAACGACTCTTGCAGCAATACTGGGAGGAGCTGCAGGAGCCGTGGCATTGGTGGTGATTGTGATTATAGTTATATGGTTCTGTCTATTTCGTGGCAGAAGTTTTTCAAGAACTTCTGAGACAGGCTCTTCTGAACCATCCCAGG CAGGAAGACCTCTTGCGATCGAGATGACCATGCGAGAATCAAGGCGCTTTGAGTTGGAAGAATTATCTTTGGCTACAAAAAATTTCAGTGATAAAAGTTTGATTGGAGAAGGAAAATTTGGGGCGGTATACAAAGGCTTGCTAAATGAAGGGATGCTTGTAGCCATAAAAAAGCGTGCTGCTCCACCAAGCCAGGAATTCATTGAAGAG GTTCGATATCTCTCATCCATTCAACACCGGAATCTTGTGACGCTTTTAGGCTACTGCCAGGAAAATGGTCAACAGATCCTTGTTTACGAGTATATACCTAATGGAAGTGTTTCCATTCACTTGTATG GTGCTGGTCAGGTCTCACAGGAGAAGCTAGAATTTAAGCATAGGCTTTCTATAGCTCTAGGTGCTGCTAAAG GTTTGGCTTATCTCCACTCTTTAAGCCCACGTTTGGTGCACAAGGATTTCAAGACAGCAAATGTTCTTGTGGACGAAAATTTCATAGCTAAGGTTGCAGATGCGGGTGTCCGCAATTTCCTTGGGAGAGTTGATATTGCGGGGCCATCTTCTCTAGTGGCAGCAGATGAGATATTTCTTGCTCCAGA ggTTAGAGAATTCAGAAGATTTTCTGAGAAAAGCGATGTATACAGTTTCGGGATATTTCTTCTGGAGTTACTAAGCGGGCGGGAAGCAATGGGCTTGCTGTCTTCGGATTATAACCAAAACCTGGTCGAATGG GTACATAATTGTCGGGACTCTGGCACGATGTCTGACATCATCGATCAGCGACTGGGAAACAGCTTCACCGCGGAAGGGATGGAAGAGTTCATCCAGCTGATAGTGCAGTGCGTGGACCCGTCGAGCGAGAGACGGCCGGCCATGAGCTACGTGGTGATGGAATTGGACCGAATACTGGAGAAAGAGATGAGCCTGACGACCATCATGGGAGAAGGAACCCCGGTTGTCACCCTCGGAAGCCAACTTTTTACGGCCTCAAAATGA
- the LOC127793467 gene encoding putative serine/threonine-protein kinase isoform X2, which yields MSTTLAAILGGAAGAVALVVIVIIVIWFCLFRGRSFSRTSETGSSEPSQGRPLAIEMTMRESRRFELEELSLATKNFSDKSLIGEGKFGAVYKGLLNEGMLVAIKKRAAPPSQEFIEEVRYLSSIQHRNLVTLLGYCQENGQQILVYEYIPNGSVSIHLYGAGQVSQEKLEFKHRLSIALGAAKGLAYLHSLSPRLVHKDFKTANVLVDENFIAKVADAGVRNFLGRVDIAGPSSLVAADEIFLAPEVREFRRFSEKSDVYSFGIFLLELLSGREAMGLLSSDYNQNLVEWVHNCRDSGTMSDIIDQRLGNSFTAEGMEEFIQLIVQCVDPSSERRPAMSYVVMELDRILEKEMSLTTIMGEGTPVVTLGSQLFTASK from the exons ATGTCAACGACTCTTGCAGCAATACTGGGAGGAGCTGCAGGAGCCGTGGCATTGGTGGTGATTGTGATTATAGTTATATGGTTCTGTCTATTTCGTGGCAGAAGTTTTTCAAGAACTTCTGAGACAGGCTCTTCTGAACCATCCCAGG GAAGACCTCTTGCGATCGAGATGACCATGCGAGAATCAAGGCGCTTTGAGTTGGAAGAATTATCTTTGGCTACAAAAAATTTCAGTGATAAAAGTTTGATTGGAGAAGGAAAATTTGGGGCGGTATACAAAGGCTTGCTAAATGAAGGGATGCTTGTAGCCATAAAAAAGCGTGCTGCTCCACCAAGCCAGGAATTCATTGAAGAG GTTCGATATCTCTCATCCATTCAACACCGGAATCTTGTGACGCTTTTAGGCTACTGCCAGGAAAATGGTCAACAGATCCTTGTTTACGAGTATATACCTAATGGAAGTGTTTCCATTCACTTGTATG GTGCTGGTCAGGTCTCACAGGAGAAGCTAGAATTTAAGCATAGGCTTTCTATAGCTCTAGGTGCTGCTAAAG GTTTGGCTTATCTCCACTCTTTAAGCCCACGTTTGGTGCACAAGGATTTCAAGACAGCAAATGTTCTTGTGGACGAAAATTTCATAGCTAAGGTTGCAGATGCGGGTGTCCGCAATTTCCTTGGGAGAGTTGATATTGCGGGGCCATCTTCTCTAGTGGCAGCAGATGAGATATTTCTTGCTCCAGA ggTTAGAGAATTCAGAAGATTTTCTGAGAAAAGCGATGTATACAGTTTCGGGATATTTCTTCTGGAGTTACTAAGCGGGCGGGAAGCAATGGGCTTGCTGTCTTCGGATTATAACCAAAACCTGGTCGAATGG GTACATAATTGTCGGGACTCTGGCACGATGTCTGACATCATCGATCAGCGACTGGGAAACAGCTTCACCGCGGAAGGGATGGAAGAGTTCATCCAGCTGATAGTGCAGTGCGTGGACCCGTCGAGCGAGAGACGGCCGGCCATGAGCTACGTGGTGATGGAATTGGACCGAATACTGGAGAAAGAGATGAGCCTGACGACCATCATGGGAGAAGGAACCCCGGTTGTCACCCTCGGAAGCCAACTTTTTACGGCCTCAAAATGA